The stretch of DNA TCCTGCTATCCACTTGCAATAACTTTGTTAGATagacaaatacatacatacagagcAACAATATGGTATATcatatttgttgtttctttaaCACATTCAAGgaaatttttgtgttgtgtctTGTTGCTTATCTTAAAGAATAGTCATTGCTCATGTAATTGTTGTTAGTACTTGAAATCAGTTTTCAGTtacctgttgttgttggtgtttttgcCAGAAACGGTTAACGGAATTcgaatgttttttttaagcGGTTAATATGCACGTAAAGGTGGCAAAAACCCGTAtcgaaacacacaaaaaccgTTTCAATGCGCGAGTTTTAAATAGCGCGCCAAAAAAATTACTCCAAAAAAAATTGCCCCAACGTCAACGATAACTTTGACTGACGTAACGTACAAAAATTGTTCACTTTTCAATTTAGATTTTTCTTTGGCTTGTATATGTacatctatatctatatacaaCATATATCGTATGTTTCACGTTTCAAGCAACGAAAGCGACTAAaacaggcaaaaaaaaaagtatctcAAAAAAGTATCTATCAGCCACAGAACAAACAGAGAACAACGCACAAAAACTCTGCTCTctcacacaaatatatatagattcgTATATGTACGAACAGCTGCCAGCAGGCAactttttattgttgttgttgttgttgcagctgctgctgttgctgttgttgctgctgacgAACAACAAATAATACAAACATACACGCATACATACACTCAATGTATGTATTGCGCCTGCCTGCGATgtcactgtgtgtgtgtatctgtgtgggtgtgtgtgtgtgatatgAGTTAGAAACGAACATTGTCGCTCTCTTTCAGAATAAACAATACAgcaagcaaacaaataaatgcaaactgatttgtttttgtgctAAAGCTCGCTCCAATGTTCGCTTAAAGCTCTTTTTAACgaatttttgtttacatttaCTTCGTGTATGAATTCGTAtcgcaaaaagaaaaagtcgaaattttagaatttaaattataaatttaccCGCTCAAAGTCAGAGGTGCTTTCACAATCGAAATACATAGTTGGAATAcgcttgtaaaatattttcgcAGCTTAACTCAAATGTCACTTTGAATTGTTTAATGTGCTGTAAACTATGCGAATTTTGTATACCTAATTATTcgatgaaattttttattttgcaggACGTTGCGGGAGTACCCCAACCATCGATAGCGCAAATCTTCGATAGTTTGTCTGTTCATCGATGACATTCACAACTATCGCCAAGTTGCTCCACACTAACTGTCTCTGGTGCCTTTTTTCCcagcaattttttttcttgttacTTTTGCAACTTGAACTCAACAAGAACGGTTAAGATGCCTGAAGAATCAAAGAAAATCGATTTGTCTAACGATGGAGGAGTCcttaaagaaatattaaaagaaGGAACCGGTACCGAAACACCAAACAATGGTTCTAAAGTTTCGCTGCATTACACCGGCAGATTGGTTGATGGCACCGAATTTGATTCCAGCGTGAGCCGCAATGAGCCCTTTGAATTCGAGCTCGGCAAGGGTGAGTTATAATGGGAGGGGCTTCTAGAAtgtttaaaatgaatttaaattgtcatgttttgtattttctttaagGCCGTGTTATTAAAGCCTTCGATATGGGAGTAGCCACAATGAAACTTGGCGAACGATGCTTCTTAACATGTGCTCCAAATTATGCCTACGGTGCTGCAGGCAGCCCACCAAGCATTCCACCCGATTCAACATTGATTTTTGAGGTAATTGCAAGCATCttattgattaaaaaaaagatgtttctttcattttaagcaaaaacagatggaaaaaacgaaaatgtttttcttataattttcccatttttattaaattttgtatctTATTCACTTTTCATTTAGCTCGAAATGCTGGGCTGGAAAGGAGAGGATCTTAGTCCCAATCAAGATGGCAGCATTGAACGGACTATTCTAGAACAAAGCGAAAAGAAGCGTACACCCAGCGATGGGGCCTTTGTTAAGGGTATATATAGACCATCTAATTTTGCGGTTAGCTTGAAAATAAACCACCATTTTGTTACTAGCTCACATTTCTGGATCTTTCGAGGGCCGAGTATTTGAGGAGCGCGATGTTGAATTTGATTACGGCGAGGGCAGTGCCATTAACCTTATTGAGGGCCTTGAAATTGCGTTGGAGAAAATTAATGTAGGCGAAACATCCaagtaaatataaaaaatgcaTGTTTCATTTCGATAGATTGTTAACAATTATTATCTTTTCATAGAATTAAGATTCAGTCAAAGTATGCCTTTGGTTTGAAGGGCAACGAAGCCTTTAAGATTCCACCAAACGCCACAGTGGAATATACAGTGAAACTCAACGATTGCGGCAAAGGCCTGGAAGAATGGAAATTGAGTGACGCCGAGCGTATCGATGAGGCCAAAGTCTATAAAGAGAAGGGCACCAACTACTTTAAGAAAGAGAACTGGTCATTGGCCATTAAGATGtataataaatgtaaaaacCTATTACCGAATACTGCCGATACCAATGAGGAGGTCAAGAAGCTAAAGATTGCTACACACAGCAACATTGCCCTGTGCCATCAAAAGTCCAATGATAATTTCGATGCCAAACAAGAAGTATGAACTTTAAAAATTCACTAAGTTTATAAAATTCCTTTAACATTAACAATTTATTGCAGTGTAATGCCGTACTTGCCTTAGATGCCAATAATGTTAAGGCATTGTATCGTCGTGGACAGTGTAATTTGATAATCAATGAATTAGACGAAGCCTTAGATGATTTCCAAAAGGTGAGATAtggaaaattgaattttactCAGAGATATCCAAAATTTATGTGGTTTCCAATTTAGGTTATTGAACTAGAACCTGGCAATAAGGCAGCGGCCAATCATGTACTTATTTGCAAGCAAAAGATTAAGGAGACCAAGGACAAGGAGAAGAAATTATATGCTAATATGTTTACCAAATTAGCTGCCCACGACAAAGAGGTATAGACACGCGCAGACACTAGTGAAAAGCCCAAGAAACGTTgcatattttaataaatttttatcttAGACCGAACCCATAAGAGAAA from Drosophila willistoni isolate 14030-0811.24 chromosome 2R unlocalized genomic scaffold, UCI_dwil_1.1 Seg200, whole genome shotgun sequence encodes:
- the LOC6641534 gene encoding FK506-binding protein 59, with the protein product MPEESKKIDLSNDGGVLKEILKEGTGTETPNNGSKVSLHYTGRLVDGTEFDSSVSRNEPFEFELGKGRVIKAFDMGVATMKLGERCFLTCAPNYAYGAAGSPPSIPPDSTLIFELEMLGWKGEDLSPNQDGSIERTILEQSEKKRTPSDGAFVKAHISGSFEGRVFEERDVEFDYGEGSAINLIEGLEIALEKINVGETSKIKIQSKYAFGLKGNEAFKIPPNATVEYTVKLNDCGKGLEEWKLSDAERIDEAKVYKEKGTNYFKKENWSLAIKMYNKCKNLLPNTADTNEEVKKLKIATHSNIALCHQKSNDNFDAKQECNAVLALDANNVKALYRRGQCNLIINELDEALDDFQKVIELEPGNKAAANHVLICKQKIKETKDKEKKLYANMFTKLAAHDKETEPIRETDVLSKCGEWSEEDAKREAELTLERDNVIMI